A single window of Methanofastidiosum sp. DNA harbors:
- a CDS encoding cation transporter: MEKIIKIEGMHCKNCVRSIEKKVLSLKGVKSVKVNLLENNAIVDFNSDEISLEQIQTEIENLGYPTGLNSKEKKSNNILKGLAYGIVPHIGCIGFIVGSVLGVSILMQFFRPLLMSRYFFYGLVALSLGFATVSVVLYLRNNELLSIRGLQRKWKYVSITYGSTVGVNLALFLIVFPMLANVSAATEGDRLTVGSAEFITLSVDIPCSGHAPLISNELKTIDGVQEVKYSTPNIFTVRYDSGRTNKSEILKLAVFREYPAKILNETPPQGVSPSNTPNKSSTSGCGCCRGE, translated from the coding sequence ATGGAAAAAATAATAAAAATAGAAGGCATGCACTGTAAAAACTGTGTACGCTCTATTGAGAAAAAGGTTTTATCACTCAAAGGAGTAAAGAGTGTCAAAGTCAATCTTTTGGAGAATAATGCTATTGTAGATTTCAATTCTGATGAAATCAGTTTAGAGCAAATTCAGACTGAAATAGAAAATCTTGGATATCCAACAGGATTAAACTCTAAGGAAAAGAAGTCAAATAATATTTTGAAAGGTCTAGCATATGGGATTGTTCCCCACATCGGATGTATTGGATTCATTGTTGGATCAGTCTTAGGTGTGTCTATACTGATGCAATTCTTTAGGCCCCTATTAATGAGTAGGTACTTTTTCTACGGCCTAGTTGCACTGTCCCTTGGATTTGCAACTGTTTCAGTAGTACTATATTTGAGAAATAACGAGCTCCTCTCAATCAGAGGCTTGCAAAGAAAATGGAAGTATGTTTCAATAACATATGGCTCAACAGTTGGTGTAAATTTGGCACTGTTTTTAATAGTCTTCCCAATGCTTGCAAATGTATCTGCTGCGACTGAGGGAGATCGATTAACAGTAGGTTCAGCAGAATTTATCACATTAAGTGTAGATATACCGTGTTCAGGCCATGCACCATTGATATCTAATGAACTTAAAACAATCGACGGTGTACAGGAAGTCAAATACAGCACACCGAATATATTTACGGTTAGATATGATTCTGGGAGAACTAACAAATCAGAAATACTGAAACTTGCTGTCTTCAGAGAATATCCTGCAAAAATACTAAATGAAACTCCTCCACAAGGGGTTTCTCCATCTAATACGCCAAATAAATCTTCAACTTCCGGATGCGGGTGCTGCAGAGGGGAGTAA